A genome region from Schistocerca nitens isolate TAMUIC-IGC-003100 chromosome 4, iqSchNite1.1, whole genome shotgun sequence includes the following:
- the LOC126251378 gene encoding uncharacterized protein LOC126251378: MPTDDGALTVAMSKGRSASICAPGFSSMEAVAAAAAAAAAGGGGGSGSGGGGGTPVAGRRRRPAARSQSARLTGGKSVRRRAAAGAAGGGGEGMRGGVSEPRLAGHGAEGTPPPAPGLGLPAAATPEASPGFRRRGSSRRSVHHAHGHGHGHGHVQQPPPRKSAAYLDVPDALGGPLEGEDDESYRLRSFSLTSKGRRRPPPTAVCVRVVVADLSDLLKDAGSCRVPT, from the coding sequence ATGCCGACCGACGACGGCGCGCTCACCGTGGCCATGTCCAAGGGCCGCTCCGCCTCCATCTGCGCGCCCGGCTTCTCCAGCATGGAGgccgtggccgccgccgccgcagccgcggcCGCCGGCGGGGGCGGAGGCAGCGGCAGTGGGGGTGGCGGCGGGACCCCGGTGGCCGGGAGGCGGCGCCGGCCCGCGGCCCGGTCGCAGAGCGCGCGCCTCACCGGCGGCAAGTCCGTGCGACGGCGAGCGGCCGCGGGGGCGGCCGGGGGCGGCGGCGAGGGCATGCGGGGCGGCGTGAGCGAGCCGCGCCTCGCCGGACACGGGGCGGAGGGCACGCCGCCCCCGGCGCCGGGGCTGGGGCtgcccgccgccgccacccccgagGCGTCGCCCGGCTTCCGCAGGCGCGGCTCCAGCCGGCGCTCCGTGCACCACgctcacggccacggccacggccacggccacgtgcagcagccgccgccgcgcaAGTCTGCCGCCTACCTGGACGTGCCCGACGCGCTGGGCGGGCCGCTCGAGGGCGAGGACGACGAGTCGTACCGCCTGCGCTCCTTCAGCCTCACCTCCAAAGGTAGGCGCCGCCCACCGCCCACCGCCGTCTGTGTACGTGTCGTCGTCGCCGATCTGTCAGACCTACTGAAGGACGCGGGTTCGTGCCGTGTTCCGacatag